Genomic segment of Mastomys coucha isolate ucsf_1 unplaced genomic scaffold, UCSF_Mcou_1 pScaffold5, whole genome shotgun sequence:
CCTTTGGGCTGCCAGTGTCAGACATGGGATGGATAAAGCTCTCAATGCAGGCAGCTGCCCTATCCACATAACAGAGTAGGGCTGTTGACATTGTATGAACAGAAGGGGCAGCTATGAAGGTCTCCTGATGATCACAGAATCGTAGACTAGTGAATGTCTTCAAATGTCTaccatcagggctggagagatggctcagtggctaagagcactgactgctcttccagaggtcctgagttcaattcccagcaactacatggtggttcacaaccatctgtcatggaatctgatgccttttttttggtgtgtctgaagacagctaaagtgtactcataaataatataaataaatcttttttaaaatgctgggcagtggtggcgcacgcctttaatcccagcacttgggaggcagaggcaggaggatttctgagttcgaggccagcctggtctacagagggagttccaggacagccagggctacacagagaaaccctgtctcgaaaaaccaaaaaaaaaaaaaaaaaaaaaaaaacccaaaacaaaaatgtctgCTATCTCTGCACTGGCCTTCTACACAGCAATGTAGAAGGGAAGAAGCCAGAGGGAGGCCTGAAATTCTTGGGCCTTCTGGGTTTGTTGAGTGGCCAGATAATATATGGGTAGTATGTCCCAATCTGCAAATGCAGGTCAGATCACCTGAACGTCCACTCACCCTCGAGGGCCCAGCTGGTGACTTAGTTCTGTTTCCCAAGGCCTGTCTTATGTCTTCTAAGAACAGCTGCCATTGCTGAAAAGAGGTGTTAGTATGGCCACACTAGTATCAAGGTCGTGTAAATCCCACCCACACATTTTCTGGGCCATTGGAAATGCATCAGAATATCCTTCAGGAAGGGGTCTTACTCAGAGAAGGTGCTCAGCCACCTTACGTTGAGTTCTTGGTGGTTCTGATTACTACTAGTTCTCAGAACAAAGCAACTCATTTTTAGCTGGCATGCTTGTTGGGGGGTCCAGTGGGGGACAGCAGGTTGGCTATAGGACTGGTTGCCCTGGAGGGTGAACTGAAAGAGCTGACTACAGCAAAGTGGGAGACGGTAATGGTGTACCTGGCCCTCGGTGTAGCAGATTTGATTGGTACAGGATTGTGCTGGGCAGAGAAGGGTCATGTAAATCACAATAGCTGATGGTTACTTACACACAGCATGGAAACTGACTACTCATCAACTGGTACTACTAACAGACCATCACTTTCCTCAGGAAAGGAGGCCTGTCTGTAGGTAGCTGAAGAGCCAGAAGCTAGGGAATTCTTGGGAGTCATAGTCAGAAGTTGGTGGGAGAATGCTTGGCTCCTGAGGGAAAGCAGCAGGCCTTGGAACACCACTCCACAGAGGCAGGTTAGTGGGGGTGAGATAGGGAGCAGGTTAGACTTGGGACCTAGGAAACACATCACGCACTTTATGAGGCCACCCTGAGTTACCCTGCACTGGGAGGAGCCAGAGCAAAGTCCTAGCTGTTGGCAGTATGCTTGTACACTTGGAACTTAGGGTCTGAGTTCACACACTTACTTGTCTAGGACAAACACAAAGCTGTAAGATTAAGTATCTTGGTCCAATGTGAGCTTCAGAAGCCCTTATTTGATAAACAGCATTGCTGAAGTGCGTgtagtaaaaattttaaggatGAGCTAGGAGACTGGTTGGCTTTGCAAAGCTTGGAGAAAAGGCCTCCCCCTGCTCAGGCCTCCCTGGCTGCTGGGGCCAGGAAGAGTTCTGGGAAAGGATTGGATCAACAATTTGGCTGCCTAATGCAAGGAGCTGCTATTATCAGGTCAGTGTCCTGCAGAAGGCTAGATCTGGGGTCCGCTAGTCTGTGGCTCCGATGGACCTAGTAAAGATAGCTGACAAGGCCCGGTTTATAGTCAGCTGTCAGCAACAAGACAAAAAGGCATCTTCTGGCCCCCTGCAGTAAAGGGTCATCACACTAGTCAACACTGGTGGACCCCAAGCCAAGATTGTAACTGACCACTGCTAGCTACAGGAATGGTACAACCACTTTATTGAACGTCTTAATCAGAGGGTGGCTTCTCAAAGCTAGCATACTGCTAAAAAGGAGGTTTTTAGACTGACTCTTTGTAAAGGCAGGGTGGGGTTTTGAGGTTACTAGGTGCCTTTGGGTGTGCTCAGAGACAAGTAATCCCGCCTCCCTGTGGTCACTACAGAGAGCTACACAGGAGCCCCTGTTAAGGTTTACTGACTTCTCTTCTGCTACAAGCTTCGTAGTGCAGTGCAGTGGTCCTGCCCTTCTACCTAGGTGCTCTATAGAGCACTGTAGTGGAGCTGTGCAGAGGCTTCCGTGGCATCGGTTCCTGTTCCAAATGGCCCCATTAACAGACACGGAGCACTCCTTCACCAGGTTGACCTACACATGCAAGTTGTGCAGAGCCAGATCAGTCTGATCTTCCAGCAGGACTTCTGTTATGAAGCATGGAGGGCTCTGCACTGAGGGCAAGTCCCAGCCAGGGGAATTTAGATATGCTGACTCAGGCAACCCCTCTATGCCCAGGGCCAACACTGTGACCCACAGGCTTGGGGTTTGTTTTATATTCACATCTCCACAGGAAGCCAGAAGTAAAGACAAATCAGGACTCTTAGCAGCAGACATCCTTGTAGCCAGGACATATATATGATCTGAGTGGCCTCCACCCTCCACTAGATTCTTGCCATTCCCTACAACCCCCCAATACAAGTAGCATAGAACACACCGTCCCAGACTCCTTCAGGGGTGTTTATTTCCCAGTCAGAGAGAAGCAGGGACAGGCTCCTCTGCCTGTTGAGGCTGGGCCTGGCAGACACCACACAGGGACTGGGGATAGGGAGGGGAGGCACAGGAGACAGCTCCCAACTGTGTGAACTTGGTCCCACATTGGTCCTGGCTGGGCCCAGGGAGGGCCTGCCCAGGGAGGGTGGCACCAAGAACCGGGGCAGAGGCATCAGGCCAGCTGGCCCAAATGGAGGCAATAAATACTGACAGGCCAGGCACGAGGTTCAGGCCACAAGGCCCAGGTGAGACAAGTAAGGCTCGGCTGGCTTTGTCCCTCAGGGGCTCTCTGTGGGGACAGGGGCTCTGAGTACTGCCTACAAgggacagagaaggcagaggaatgAGGCACCCTACCCTGCCTCCTAGATGGGGCTGGAGGCATTGAGTTTTGGCAATTGACCCTCCCCTCGCTACTGGAGCCACCCCCAACCCTGGCCACGGGGAGGGGAAGAGCTGGCCAGGCCTGCAGGAAGCAACAGCAGCACACCCCAGGCCTCCTTTGGGCAGGTCACCAGGATGGGGATGGCAGACAAGGCAAGGACAGGGAGACCACATGCTCATGCAGACAGGGGAGTTAAGAGTTAGCGACGGCCCCCAGTACACGTTCCACATGTTAAGGCATCATGGTTAGACAGTGACTGACAGTGATGGATGACCTGGCCAGGGAGTGGTGAGACTAGAGGACAGACAGCCCAGCCCCTCCCCGTGCTGAGGGTTGCTCAGCGGGAACAGAGACAAGGTGGGCTGGGCAACCCTGACAGTGTTCTGTTCCATCCTAGAAGCCAGGGCCTGAGgaagggaagacagacagagggaacCTGGAGGGACACAGCAGATTGGAGGCCTGGGctggagcccctcccccactgcacaGGCAGAAGCAGCAATGTGACACTAGAGACCACAGGGGCCTGCGggcaggaggtggaggaggggcagaCAGAAGAGCTGACTGCCTGAGTGGACTAGGGAGGAATGGTGAGGGAGGTCCTGTCAGCACTTTGGTTTGGGGTGGGTAGGGGGTTAGGGTGGGGCATGTCGGTCCTTCTGTCTGTCCGTCGCCCTGCCCGCCTCCCAGCTGGAGCTCAGTCCTTCCATTCCTTTTTGATGGTGAGGTTCCACTCCCAGGACAGGTGGTCAGTTTTGTCGTCATCTGTGAAGCGGGACTTGATGTTGTAACTGCCCCGAGCAAGCATGCCTTTGGGAGCCTCCTCCATGGGTGTCAGGAACTCGTATTCTTCAGCCCTTGGCCCATAGCTCCCAACCATGTAGTCAGTCTTGTCAACTGTAGACAGGAAAGGCATGATTACTGGTGATACAAGCCCCCTCCCAGGCCCACTGGCTTCCCACTCTATGGGCCCGCCCACTCACTCTTGACTCCTTTCCTATATGTGTGCTGGATGTACTTCATGCCTGACACGATCTCTCTGTTCACCTGTGGGGACACAGAACCAGGGTCAGCTGGCTTCCTATTCTTGCTCCTCTGCCCCTCTTTTCTAGGCCTCTCAAAGCCTCCACCTTACCCGGAAAGAGATTTTTATCCGGTACTCCACACCTTCCTTCAAGACAAAGGACTGTTTCTTGAAGCTCTCCAGATCACCTGTATTGAGGGAGCTCAGCTGACTGCGTGGAAGACTTTCCGCCCCGCCCCCACACTCACTTACCCCAGCCCCTTCCTAGACACAAAGCAGAGCCTTGGCAAGCCCCTAGCTGCACTTCCCCTCTGCTCCACCAGAGGGCACCAgtgcagaaaattatttttagggGTAGAGGCAAGATGCCAGCTGGCCCCACCCAGGGATTCTAATACCTACTCACCTGTCAGGTCCAGTTCCAGAGGGCCTGGGGCAGTGCTGCATACCAAGGTCAGGCGGGTCACAATGACGTTGGGGACATTGGGGTCTGCAGAGTGAGAGTTAAAAGTCAGAGTGCCATCCCttaagattgtttttttttaactcacttCCCGGAAGAGTGCTCTGGAAAGAGAGGGTGGCAACAGGGTTAAGTGAGATCCCTCCTCAAAGCCACCCACCTGCAGAGACAGCTACTCGGCCCAGCAGGGCCTCCTTGTACTTTCGAAGGCTTTCATCATCCTTGTCCAGTTCCTGGATCTCCTGGATGCTCTTCTGGGCTGGAGGCTTGTAGTTCACGGAGTGCTCATCTTCCTCATTCTCCGCAGCTATCTGAGCAAGCTGCTCAGCAGTGGGCTCCTGTTCTGCCATGCTCACCTCTAGCCTGGGACACCTGTGGGTGGGGCATGAGCAGGGCTGTGACAGCCTGAGGCATTCTACCCTAGGCAGACCCTGACACCTGCAGGGAAACTcctgagaggagacaggaggaggatgCTGCCACTGCCCTACAGGGAGGCCCATTTGAGAGGACTACACCCCAAGCAATGAAATGGAACCACAGCCTGTTCCTCAGAGAAGCAAAAtacctttcctcccctccccattaaGAATAAGAAGCATCCAGACCGAACTGAACTGGCAGAGGAAACGCTAAATCCCTGGGGGCCTGCTGCTGTCCCAAGCTGCCCAGACTCTCATCTTACTGGGTTGGGTCATGGAGGTAAGTTCTCCTACAGGGGGATGCTCTGTATCTTAGCCACGTGCAGGACAAGGGACTGTTCGTTCGTTCCTTCCAAGGGAATACTGTCCTAAGCTCAGCTATGTGATGACCGCCTAGATCCCAAGAGCCCAAGGGGGATCCTAAATACGCAGGTTTGTCCTCTCCAGTGAGGGTCTGCGTATGCAACTTGGGAGCTGGTGCAGCGCCTGCAAATAAATCTCAGGAGCCTGCTTCTGGGCCCTGACCCTAAACCGTCAGTGGCGGTGCAGCACCAACCCGGACGGAAGCGCCTGGGTGCCTTTCAGTTCCGCAGATACCCAAATGTCTCTCAGAAGACCACTGTGGTGCCTGCAGGCGATGCGCAGCGGTCGGGGAACAGCCCGGCCGTTGTCCCTCTAAGAGGGATCCGCCAAAGGAACACAAAAAGCGGCGGTCCGATACCGGGAGGCTGCAGGCGACCCCGCCCGACGCCGCCGAGCGTGGCCGCCGGCGACAGCATCAGGGCGCGGCCCGCACTTCCGAACCGCCCGCAATCCGAGCGGGGCGGGGCCGCGCGGCGGGAGCCCCGGGCAAGGCCCCGCGCCGGACCCCGCCCGCGAGGCCGAGGGAGGGGGTCCCACTGGCCCCGGGCGCGCAGGCCCGGGCGGCGGCGGCCCCTCCGGCAGGACCTATGCAGCCTCCCGGGCCCGCCCCGCCCGCCGCGGTAACCGCGCCCCGCCCGCGAGCGCCGCAGTCGTCCGCGGCGCCGCACAAAGCCGCCCCGCTCCCCTCACGCGCCGCCCCGCGCCACGCGCCCACTCACCGGAGGCTCGACCGCCGCTCTCGCGCTCCCTCCCGCACCAAATGACGAACGTCGTCCGCCGCCCGCCGCTCGGACGGCCACTTCCGGGGTCACAAGACTTCCGCTCTCGCGGGCGGGGTCCCTTGCGCATGCGCAGGCAGGGGACGCGGGTCGGCGCTGTCGCCATTTTGCTGCGGGCCTCGTGGGCGCATCTTGCGCGGGCTTGCGGCGTCGCGCCTTCCATCGAATGTCTAGTACGAGCGTTTGTGCGACGAGGGCCTTCTCTTCCAGAGCGGCGTCGCGCGGCCCTTCTGTGGCTCCCTGGGTTCCCTGATTGCCCTGCCTGGCCCCTGTCCCATTGTCCCGGAATCAACAGACCCTCAGCCCTTACAGAAGGCAGTGCACCTTGTAGCTTTGCCGCCCCGCGCATTGCTCTGGAGTCTGTGTGACCTCCAGAACCCGCGTATATTATAagttgtttggctttgttttgagaGGGGGTTTTTCTTATAACAGGCTGGCTATCTTGatcctcactttgtagactaggccaGACTCTTAACTCTTcgagacccgcctgcctctgcctccaggatgctgcgattaaaggtgtgcatcaccaccaccaccactaagcATATTTCGAAACCTTTAGGATAGGGCCTTCTTAGTGGAGGGCCTGGCTGGAGGGCTTCCTGTGGTGTGCTTGTGCCAGCTAGTCCAGTTCCTCCTGAGGATTCAGTTCCTGCTACTCCCTGAGGGCACTCCATTGTGGCTTCTCCCAAGTGTAGCCTCAGACTGAAGGGAAGCAAGAGTTTAAGGGAAGGTACAGGAATTTCTGTAGTTTAATCCCACAAGAGCCATCACTTCTGGCCTGCTCTGCTAGACACACCTGCCCTTGTGGTACCTAGGAAACAGCTGTTGGCTCCAGTCATCAAACTTAAAAGATGACTTTTTGGATCCAATGGCCTCCACTACCCACTTTTAAGTTATGGCTCAGTTAGTTTATACAAGCACTCATATCCTCTGCCGTGCATCAATCTGAAGCAAATAAAGTGTTCTTTCGAGCTCATGTATTTTTATCTCTAAGGAAGATGGATCTGCAGTATCATTATCCTACCTTCAGGTAGCTGTTGTTCTATGGtgaactattttaaaacaaaaagacacttgagctgggcagtggtggcacacacctttaatcccagcacttgggaggcagagaaagttcggatttctgagttcaaggctagcctgatctacagagtgagttccaggacagccagggctacacagagaaaccctgtctcgaaccgtccccccccccccaaaaaaaaagcagTTGATTATTCCCACTCTTACTATATGATGATTTTGGCTGGGCTTCCACCTACACACGTGTGCCCAAGGAAGTGTGCCCAAGGAAGCTGGCTTTTCAGAAGGCTCATGGTCCTCCAACTGGATGAGCCTGGTTTATTGAGCTCTGTGCCACCCACAATTCTCTTGGTTTATTGAGCTCTGTGCCACCCACAATTCTCTGGTTTGACGCTCCAAGCACAAATCTTCCAAAGCAgcgtttttaatttttatatttatttttattttatgcatataaacgTTTTGCCTGGATGTAGTCTCTGAACCACTTGTATGCAGtacccatagaggtcagaagagggcactggatcctcggGAGCTGGAGTTAGAATAGTAGTGAGACCAGTGCAGTAGTGGCTActgtactgggaatcaaacctgaaaTCTCTTtcaaagagaagc
This window contains:
- the Arhgdia gene encoding rho GDP-dissociation inhibitor 1, which translates into the protein MAEQEPTAEQLAQIAAENEEDEHSVNYKPPAQKSIQEIQELDKDDESLRKYKEALLGRVAVSADPNVPNVIVTRLTLVCSTAPGPLELDLTGDLESFKKQSFVLKEGVEYRIKISFRVNREIVSGMKYIQHTYRKGVKIDKTDYMVGSYGPRAEEYEFLTPMEEAPKGMLARGSYNIKSRFTDDDKTDHLSWEWNLTIKKEWKD